Proteins encoded within one genomic window of Kibdelosporangium phytohabitans:
- a CDS encoding SRPBCC family protein gives MSGYDIIDEAFIDTSPDLVWQALVAELGGAAGFWVPFNTFAATGPADQVGTEVKWTVHPKGVDKGGPKLRFTSRTTFVDPGRKLAAEYFEGVFRGTVTFTIEPVNGGLATRISMHFKATPQGVAKVLGKVADIGGKHSQAAQLAFANLDTKLGRRHTANGVPR, from the coding sequence GTGAGCGGCTACGACATCATCGACGAGGCGTTCATCGACACATCGCCCGACCTCGTCTGGCAGGCGCTGGTCGCCGAACTGGGCGGGGCAGCGGGGTTCTGGGTCCCGTTCAACACGTTCGCCGCGACCGGGCCGGCCGACCAGGTCGGCACCGAGGTGAAGTGGACCGTGCACCCCAAGGGCGTGGACAAGGGCGGCCCGAAGCTGCGGTTCACGTCAAGGACAACGTTCGTGGACCCGGGCCGCAAACTGGCCGCGGAGTACTTCGAAGGTGTCTTCCGCGGCACGGTCACGTTCACGATCGAACCGGTGAACGGCGGACTGGCCACGCGGATCTCGATGCACTTCAAGGCGACGCCGCAAGGCGTGGCGAAGGTCCTCGGCAAGGTCGCGGACATCGGCGGCAAGCACTCGCAGGCGGCTCAGCTGGCGTTCGCCAACCTGGACACGAAGCTCGGCCGAAGGCACACAGCGAACGGAGTTCCGCGATGA
- a CDS encoding alpha/beta fold hydrolase, translating to MNVTTSDGASLAISVRGPSDGTTVVLSHGWAAGRSVWDSVSPQLVAAGLRVVTYDQRGHGESTVGVSPIGVARFAMDLGDVLGAVGAQDAVVVGHSGGGFAALCHAITDPSRIGGLVLLATAAHEQNTPRGEVRLMGNPVFSFALRRGPLGRKMISSTVGPGISAGALEAHRALFAGTDRKVRAACFGCTAGMDLRPGLASVSVPAVVLHGDADTVIKAELGRVVADTLPKADFEEISGVGHMVPLEAPERVVRSVLELATR from the coding sequence ATGAACGTGACCACCAGCGATGGTGCTTCGCTCGCCATCTCCGTGCGCGGTCCTTCCGATGGGACCACGGTCGTCCTGTCGCACGGTTGGGCCGCCGGTCGTTCCGTGTGGGATTCCGTTTCCCCCCAGCTTGTTGCTGCTGGACTGCGAGTGGTCACCTATGACCAGCGCGGGCACGGTGAGTCCACTGTGGGCGTATCACCGATCGGGGTGGCCCGGTTCGCCATGGACCTCGGGGACGTGCTGGGCGCTGTCGGGGCTCAGGATGCTGTCGTGGTCGGGCACTCAGGTGGTGGTTTCGCTGCCTTGTGCCACGCGATCACGGATCCTTCCCGGATCGGCGGGCTGGTGCTGCTCGCCACTGCCGCTCACGAGCAGAACACGCCCAGGGGCGAGGTTCGGCTTATGGGCAACCCCGTGTTCTCTTTCGCTCTCCGGCGTGGGCCGTTGGGGCGCAAGATGATCAGCAGCACTGTGGGGCCTGGTATCTCGGCTGGGGCTTTGGAGGCTCACCGGGCTTTGTTCGCCGGGACCGACCGGAAGGTCAGAGCTGCTTGCTTCGGGTGTACCGCCGGGATGGATCTCCGGCCTGGGTTGGCTTCCGTTTCCGTTCCCGCTGTTGTCCTGCACGGTGACGCGGACACCGTTATCAAGGCGGAGTTGGGGCGGGTCGTCGCGGACACGTTGCCCAAGGCCGATTTCGAGGAGATCTCCGGGGTTGGGCATATGGTTCCGCTTGAGGCTCCTGAGCGGGTTGTTCGCTCAGTGCTCGAGCTTGCCACACGGTAG